A DNA window from Pseudomonas resinovorans NBRC 106553 contains the following coding sequences:
- a CDS encoding LysR family transcriptional regulator produces MRFTLRQLQVFVSVAQQESVSRAAQLLSLSQSATSTSLTELERQSGCQLFDRAGKRLSLNALGRQLLPQAVALMDQAREIEDLLNGKTGFGSLDVGATLTVGNYLATLLIGAFMQRHPECQVSLHVQNTMNIVQQIALYELDLGLIEGDCQHPDIEVQPWVEDELVVFCAPRHPLAAKGQASLEELSQEAWILREKGSGTRLTFDQAMRHHPTPLNIRLELEHTEAIKRAVESGLGISCISRLALRDAFRRGSLVPVETPGIDLRRQFYFIWHRQKFQTAAMREFLDQCRAMTAGVSRSDEIVLPTIA; encoded by the coding sequence ATGCGATTTACTCTCCGTCAGCTCCAGGTATTCGTCTCCGTTGCCCAGCAGGAAAGCGTGTCTCGCGCCGCCCAACTGCTGTCGCTTTCGCAATCGGCTACCAGCACGTCGCTGACCGAGCTGGAGCGCCAATCGGGCTGCCAACTGTTCGACCGGGCCGGCAAGCGCCTGAGCCTCAACGCGCTGGGGCGGCAGTTGCTGCCCCAGGCCGTGGCCCTGATGGACCAGGCCCGCGAGATCGAGGACCTGCTCAACGGCAAGACCGGCTTCGGCTCCCTGGACGTGGGCGCCACGCTGACCGTGGGTAACTACCTGGCCACGCTGTTGATCGGTGCCTTCATGCAGCGCCACCCGGAGTGCCAGGTGAGCCTGCATGTGCAGAACACGATGAATATCGTCCAGCAGATCGCCCTCTATGAACTTGATCTGGGTCTAATAGAAGGCGATTGCCAGCACCCGGATATCGAAGTGCAGCCGTGGGTCGAAGACGAGCTGGTGGTGTTCTGCGCCCCCCGCCACCCGCTGGCCGCCAAGGGCCAGGCGAGCCTGGAGGAATTGAGCCAGGAAGCCTGGATTCTCCGTGAGAAGGGCTCGGGTACGCGCCTGACCTTCGACCAGGCCATGCGTCACCACCCCACTCCGCTGAACATCCGCCTGGAGTTGGAGCACACCGAAGCGATCAAGCGCGCGGTGGAATCGGGGTTGGGCATCAGCTGCATTTCGCGCCTGGCCCTGCGCGATGCCTTCCGCCGTGGCAGCCTGGTGCCGGTGGAGACCCCGGGGATCGACCTGCGTCGGCAGTTCTACTTCATCTGGCACCGGCAGAAGTTCCAGACCGCCGCCATGCGCGAATTCCTCGACCAGTGCCGGGCGATGACCGCCGGGGTGAGTCGCAGCGACGAGATCGTGTTGCCGACCATCGCCTAG
- a CDS encoding putative quinol monooxygenase, producing the protein MYCLLLKTRLRPGSLDAFMDAMRINAAASVRDEPGCLVFDVLQDRSDPELVWLYEVYTDEAAFEAHMRTRHFLASRPLVEPLILAQDCIEADSLALNAAR; encoded by the coding sequence GTGTACTGCCTTCTGCTCAAGACCCGCCTGCGTCCCGGTAGCCTGGACGCTTTCATGGATGCAATGCGTATCAACGCCGCCGCCTCGGTGCGCGACGAGCCAGGTTGCCTGGTGTTCGATGTACTGCAGGACCGCAGCGATCCCGAGCTGGTCTGGCTCTATGAGGTCTACACCGACGAAGCGGCCTTCGAGGCCCATATGCGCACCCGGCATTTCCTCGCCAGCCGGCCCCTGGTGGAGCCACTGATCCTGGCGCAGGACTGCATCGAGGCCGACTCGCTGGCGCTCAACGCCGCGCGTTAG
- a CDS encoding diacylglycerol kinase, which translates to MSPFKGQTGLKRVLNAAGYSLDGLRAAFTGEAAFRQLVLLNAILIPLSFFLDVSRGERALMIGACLLALIVELLNSAVEAAIDRISLERHPLSKNAKDMGSAAQFTALTLITAVWATILLG; encoded by the coding sequence ATGTCGCCATTCAAAGGCCAGACCGGCCTCAAACGTGTCCTCAATGCCGCCGGTTACTCACTCGATGGACTGCGGGCCGCCTTCACCGGCGAAGCTGCCTTCCGCCAGCTGGTGCTGCTCAACGCGATTCTGATTCCGCTGTCCTTCTTCCTCGATGTCAGCCGGGGCGAACGCGCGCTGATGATCGGCGCCTGCCTGCTGGCACTGATCGTCGAGCTGCTCAACTCGGCGGTCGAGGCGGCCATCGACCGCATCTCCCTGGAGCGCCATCCGCTGTCGAAGAACGCCAAGGACATGGGCAGCGCCGCGCAGTTCACCGCGTTGACGCTGATCACCGCGGTCTGGGCCACCATCCTGCTGGGCTGA
- a CDS encoding virulence factor family protein yields MLKRNWRHLLLILILALVGAALLLWSRPATQARLEHPPLPDGSPATLASPAEAVAQRVLLVANGEQRLTDEQLLALTHSGNAQILQLELPAKDCAAQQQRLQQARDLLGGEPGVVAGIGPGAAFAWRWLAGQGDDKARALSIDFSLDSPDCTAPLPQQAPHGHWLAAWNDNPDDPSAAFARNQANADTLISDYDTSLVELLQQRLAGLLQGQGEPLPVVEVPAAKPSDTVTLFYSGDGGWRDLDRAVADELAKRGHSVVGIDALRYFWRHKSPEQGAADLSRLMQAYREKWGAKRFVLAGYSFGADVLPAFYNRLPKADQDQVDAILLLALARSGNFEIEVQGWLGKTGQEAATGPELAKLPAAKVLCVYGKEETAESGCTQPGAVGEMLELPGGHHYDENYPALAEKLLIGVEKRQQTLAKD; encoded by the coding sequence ATGCTCAAACGCAACTGGCGACATCTGCTGCTGATCCTGATCCTCGCCCTGGTGGGCGCGGCCCTGCTGCTCTGGAGCCGTCCGGCCACCCAAGCGCGGCTGGAACACCCGCCACTGCCGGACGGCAGCCCGGCGACCCTGGCCAGCCCCGCCGAGGCCGTAGCGCAACGGGTGCTGCTGGTGGCCAACGGCGAGCAGCGCTTGACCGATGAGCAACTGCTCGCCCTGACCCACAGCGGCAATGCGCAGATCCTCCAGCTGGAGTTGCCGGCCAAGGATTGCGCCGCCCAGCAGCAACGCCTGCAACAGGCCCGCGACCTGCTCGGCGGCGAACCCGGCGTGGTGGCCGGCATCGGGCCGGGAGCCGCCTTCGCCTGGCGCTGGCTGGCCGGCCAGGGCGACGACAAGGCCCGCGCGCTGTCCATCGACTTCAGCCTGGACAGCCCGGACTGCACCGCCCCGCTGCCGCAGCAAGCGCCCCACGGCCACTGGCTCGCCGCCTGGAACGACAACCCGGACGACCCCAGTGCCGCCTTCGCGCGCAACCAGGCCAATGCCGACACCCTGATCAGCGACTACGACACCAGCCTGGTCGAACTGCTCCAGCAACGTCTGGCCGGGCTGCTGCAAGGCCAGGGCGAGCCGCTGCCGGTGGTGGAAGTGCCGGCCGCCAAGCCTTCCGACACCGTCACCCTGTTCTATTCTGGTGACGGTGGCTGGCGCGATCTGGACCGCGCCGTGGCCGACGAACTGGCCAAGCGCGGCCACTCGGTGGTCGGCATCGATGCCCTGCGCTACTTCTGGCGGCACAAGAGCCCCGAGCAGGGCGCCGCCGACCTGAGCCGGCTGATGCAGGCGTATCGAGAGAAATGGGGCGCCAAGCGCTTCGTGCTGGCGGGTTATTCCTTCGGCGCCGACGTACTGCCGGCGTTCTACAACCGCCTGCCGAAAGCCGACCAGGACCAGGTGGACGCCATCCTGCTGCTGGCCCTGGCCCGCAGCGGCAACTTCGAGATCGAGGTGCAGGGCTGGCTCGGCAAGACCGGCCAGGAAGCCGCCACCGGCCCGGAGCTGGCGAAATTGCCGGCGGCCAAGGTGCTGTGCGTATACGGCAAGGAAGAGACGGCCGAAAGTGGCTGCACTCAACCGGGCGCCGTCGGCGAAATGCTCGAACTGCCCGGCGGCCATCACTACGACGAGAACTACCCGGCGCTGGCGGAAAAGCTGCTCATCGGAGTGGAGAAACGCCAGCAAACCCTGGCCAAGGATTGA
- a CDS encoding VOC family protein — MPSRPGRLNGLRHIAILVPNLEECERFYVDVLGMDVLNRANEDLVYLTCGNDNLSLGRSPVASGGVQAVDHYGFVVDSLEELDAWYHYLKAKGVTLLDRPFAHGDGAHSFHVLDPAGNKIQPIYHPAISGQRFSSPV, encoded by the coding sequence ATGCCCAGCCGCCCCGGTCGCCTCAATGGCCTGCGCCACATCGCCATCCTCGTCCCCAACCTGGAAGAGTGCGAGCGCTTCTATGTGGATGTCCTGGGCATGGACGTGCTCAATCGTGCCAACGAGGACCTGGTCTACCTCACCTGCGGCAACGACAACCTGTCCCTCGGCCGCAGCCCGGTCGCCAGCGGCGGAGTACAGGCGGTGGACCACTACGGCTTCGTGGTGGACAGCCTGGAAGAACTGGACGCCTGGTACCACTACTTGAAGGCCAAGGGTGTGACCCTGCTCGATCGCCCCTTCGCCCATGGCGACGGCGCCCACAGCTTCCATGTGCTCGACCCGGCGGGGAACAAGATCCAGCCGATCTACCACCCGGCCATCTCCGGGCAGCGCTTCAGCTCCCCGGTGTGA
- a CDS encoding cytochrome b, giving the protein MSLNNAPSRYGRLSIALHWLMLLLIAAVYACVEIKGNFPRGSETRQLLTQWHFMLGLAVFFLVWLRLFAVIAYPTPAIRPTPPGWQNALSKLMHVALYALMIGAPLAGWLILSAGGRPIPFFGLELPALIGPNKQLAGQIKELHELAGTAGYWLIGLHAVAALFHHYVSRDNTLVRMLPGKD; this is encoded by the coding sequence ATGAGCCTGAATAACGCGCCGTCCCGCTATGGGCGCCTGTCCATCGCCCTGCACTGGCTGATGCTGTTGCTGATCGCCGCGGTCTACGCCTGTGTCGAAATCAAGGGCAACTTCCCCAGGGGCAGTGAAACCCGCCAATTGCTCACGCAATGGCACTTCATGCTCGGCCTGGCGGTGTTCTTCCTGGTCTGGCTGCGACTGTTCGCCGTGATCGCCTACCCCACCCCGGCCATCCGGCCGACACCGCCGGGCTGGCAGAACGCACTCTCCAAGCTGATGCACGTGGCGCTCTACGCCCTGATGATCGGCGCGCCCCTGGCCGGCTGGCTGATCCTCAGCGCCGGGGGCAGGCCCATTCCCTTCTTCGGCCTGGAGCTGCCGGCGCTGATCGGCCCGAACAAGCAACTGGCCGGGCAGATCAAGGAACTCCATGAACTGGCGGGCACCGCCGGCTACTGGCTGATCGGCCTGCACGCGGTGGCGGCGCTGTTCCACCACTACGTGAGCCGGGACAACACCCTGGTGCGGATGCTGCCGGGCAAGGATTGA
- a CDS encoding thiol-disulfide oxidoreductase DCC family protein translates to MLKVFYDGACPRCIADRRWYESLPRAAEGVEWLDISGRDAELRALGIDPYLALTELHVQDDTGHIHRELDAYILLLSRVPRLAPLAWLIGLPLIRPLLSRAYRRWVLRRLQRSGRL, encoded by the coding sequence ATGCTCAAGGTCTTCTACGACGGCGCCTGCCCCCGCTGCATCGCCGACCGCCGCTGGTACGAATCCCTCCCTCGCGCCGCCGAAGGCGTGGAATGGCTCGACATCAGCGGCCGCGATGCCGAACTGCGCGCCCTGGGCATCGACCCCTACCTCGCCCTCACCGAGCTCCATGTCCAGGACGACACCGGCCACATCCACCGCGAGCTGGACGCCTACATCCTGCTGCTCTCCCGCGTGCCCCGGCTGGCACCGCTGGCCTGGCTGATCGGCCTGCCGCTGATCAGGCCACTCCTGTCGCGCGCCTACCGCCGTTGGGTGCTTCGCCGCCTGCAACGCAGCGGCAGGCTCTAG
- a CDS encoding potassium transporter Kup translates to MSESITQPTEQHAGHSASAFGMLVAAAGVVYGDIGTSPLYTLKEVFSDQYGVQVNHDGVLGVLSLIFWSLIWVVSIKYMLFVLRADNEGEGGAMALTALAQRACKPYPRLKAIVVLLGLFGTALFYGDSMITPAISVLSAIEGLDLAFDGISHWVVPLALVVLVGLFLIQKHGTARIGIFFGPIMVIWFSVLGALGIYGIVQQPEVLKALNPYWCVHFFIVHPGIGVAILGAVVLALTGAEALYADMGHFGRKPIARAWFFLVLPGLVLNYFGQGAAILADPAAARNPFYLLSPGWALLPMVLLSTVATVIASQAVISGAFSLTHQAMQLGYIPRMFVQHTSHHEQGQIYIGAVNWALMVGVVLLVLGFGSSDELASAYGVAVTGTMLMTTLLVAVVMLLLWKTPRWLAIPVLLGFLFVDSLFFAANVPKIVQGGAFPVIAGAALFILMTTWKRGKQIVVDRLDEAVLSLPLFISSIRAQPPHRVNGTAVFLTARTDAVPHALLHNLLHNQVLHAQVVLLTVVNEDTPRVAADRRFEVDAYGDGFFRVILHFGFMEDPDVPAALKLCHLNELDFSPMSTTYFLSRETVISTKRIGMARWRESLFAFLLKNANSNLKYFNLPLNRVIELGTQVEI, encoded by the coding sequence ATGAGCGAAAGCATCACCCAACCCACCGAGCAGCATGCCGGTCATTCGGCCTCCGCGTTCGGCATGCTGGTGGCCGCCGCCGGCGTGGTCTACGGCGATATCGGCACCAGCCCGCTGTACACCCTGAAGGAAGTCTTCTCCGACCAGTACGGCGTCCAGGTCAACCACGACGGGGTCCTGGGAGTGCTGTCGCTGATCTTCTGGTCGCTGATCTGGGTGGTGTCGATCAAGTACATGCTGTTCGTCCTGCGTGCCGACAACGAAGGCGAAGGCGGGGCGATGGCCCTGACCGCCCTGGCCCAGCGCGCGTGCAAGCCGTACCCCAGGCTCAAGGCGATCGTGGTGCTGCTCGGCCTGTTCGGCACGGCGCTGTTCTATGGCGACAGCATGATCACCCCGGCGATCTCGGTGCTGTCGGCCATCGAGGGCCTGGACCTGGCGTTCGACGGCATCAGCCACTGGGTGGTGCCCCTGGCGCTGGTCGTGCTGGTGGGTCTGTTCCTGATCCAGAAGCACGGCACGGCGCGCATCGGCATTTTCTTCGGGCCGATCATGGTGATCTGGTTCAGCGTGCTGGGTGCGCTGGGGATCTACGGCATCGTCCAGCAACCGGAGGTGCTGAAGGCGCTCAACCCCTACTGGTGCGTGCATTTCTTCATCGTTCATCCGGGAATCGGCGTCGCCATCCTCGGGGCTGTGGTACTGGCGCTGACCGGCGCCGAAGCCCTCTATGCGGACATGGGGCATTTCGGCCGCAAGCCGATCGCCCGCGCCTGGTTCTTCCTGGTGCTGCCGGGGCTGGTGCTGAACTACTTCGGCCAGGGCGCGGCGATCCTCGCCGATCCCGCCGCCGCGCGTAACCCCTTTTACCTGCTGTCGCCGGGCTGGGCCTTGCTGCCGATGGTGCTGCTCTCCACCGTGGCGACGGTGATCGCCTCCCAGGCGGTGATTTCCGGTGCCTTCTCCCTGACCCACCAGGCCATGCAACTGGGCTATATCCCGCGCATGTTCGTCCAGCACACCTCGCACCACGAGCAGGGGCAGATCTACATAGGAGCGGTGAACTGGGCGCTGATGGTCGGTGTGGTGCTGCTGGTGCTCGGCTTCGGATCGTCCGACGAGCTGGCCTCGGCCTACGGCGTCGCGGTGACCGGCACCATGCTGATGACCACCCTGCTGGTGGCGGTGGTGATGCTGCTGCTGTGGAAAACGCCCCGTTGGCTGGCGATCCCCGTGCTGCTGGGCTTCCTCTTCGTCGACAGCCTGTTCTTCGCCGCCAACGTGCCGAAGATCGTCCAGGGCGGCGCCTTCCCGGTGATCGCCGGCGCGGCGCTGTTCATCCTGATGACCACCTGGAAGCGCGGCAAGCAGATAGTAGTGGATCGCCTGGACGAGGCCGTGCTGTCGTTGCCGCTGTTCATCAGCAGCATCCGCGCGCAGCCGCCGCATCGGGTCAATGGCACCGCGGTGTTCCTCACTGCCAGGACCGACGCCGTGCCCCACGCGCTGCTGCACAACCTGCTGCATAACCAGGTGCTGCACGCCCAGGTGGTGCTGCTGACGGTGGTGAACGAGGACACGCCCAGGGTCGCGGCGGACCGGCGTTTCGAGGTGGACGCCTATGGCGATGGCTTCTTCCGGGTGATCCTGCACTTCGGCTTCATGGAGGACCCGGACGTGCCGGCGGCGCTCAAGCTCTGCCACCTCAACGAGCTGGATTTCAGCCCGATGAGCACCACCTACTTCCTCAGCCGCGAGACGGTGATCTCCACCAAGCGCATCGGCATGGCGCGCTGGCGCGAGAGCCTGTTCGCCTTCCTGCTGAAAAACGCCAACAGCAACCTGAAGTACTTCAACCTGCCGTTGAACCGGGTGATCGAGCTGGGGACCCAGGTGGAGATCTGA
- a CDS encoding SDR family oxidoreductase, which produces MHAYFSLQGRTALVTGGTRGIGRMIAQGFLEAGARVFICARDAEACRETAAELSAFGECHGLAADLSSEEGAKALADALAQRTESLDILVNNAGTTWGAPLESYPVKGWEKVMQLNVTSVFSCIQQLLPLLRKAGNSQSPARVINIGSVAGITSHGEEAYAYGPSKAALHQLSRMLARELVTDHINVNVIAPGRFPSKMTRFIANDAEAMARDTALIPMKRWGRGEEMAALAISLASTAGAYMTGNIIPIDGGFHL; this is translated from the coding sequence ATGCACGCCTACTTCAGCCTCCAGGGCCGCACCGCCCTGGTTACCGGTGGCACCCGTGGTATAGGCCGGATGATCGCCCAGGGCTTCCTGGAAGCCGGTGCACGGGTCTTCATCTGCGCCCGCGATGCCGAGGCCTGCCGCGAAACCGCCGCCGAACTGTCGGCCTTCGGCGAATGCCATGGCCTGGCCGCCGACCTGTCCAGCGAAGAAGGCGCCAAGGCCCTGGCCGACGCGCTGGCGCAACGCACCGAAAGCCTGGACATCCTGGTGAACAACGCCGGCACCACCTGGGGCGCGCCGCTGGAGAGCTACCCGGTGAAAGGCTGGGAGAAGGTCATGCAGCTCAACGTGACCTCGGTGTTCAGCTGCATCCAGCAACTGCTGCCGCTGCTGCGCAAGGCCGGCAACAGCCAGAGCCCGGCCCGGGTCATCAACATCGGCTCGGTGGCCGGCATCACCTCCCACGGCGAAGAGGCCTATGCCTACGGCCCGAGCAAGGCGGCGCTGCACCAGCTCTCGAGGATGCTGGCCCGCGAGCTGGTAACCGACCACATCAATGTCAATGTGATCGCCCCCGGCCGCTTCCCCAGCAAGATGACCCGCTTCATCGCCAATGATGCCGAGGCCATGGCCCGCGACACCGCGCTGATCCCGATGAAGCGCTGGGGCCGTGGCGAGGAGATGGCGGCCCTGGCCATCAGCCTGGCGAGCACGGCGGGCGCCTACATGACCGGGAACATCATCCCCATCGACGGTGGTTTCCACCTGTAG
- the tsaA gene encoding tRNA (N6-threonylcarbamoyladenosine(37)-N6)-methyltransferase TrmO: MQHSVCAVGFVRSCFKEKFAIPRQPHLAPAARGVLELVPPYDNGDAVAGLEQVSHVWLLFLFHQALEDKPRLKVRPPRLGGNQSIGVFASRSTHRPNGIGQSVVKLDKVEAGRLWLSGIDLLDGTPVIDIKPYVPYADRQDSAVNAIADAAPELIPVDWTPAALLQAREHGQRLDQPLVELVEQCLAQDPRPAYQKPEPERRYGARLWDVDVRWHYPEPGRIRVLEITLG, translated from the coding sequence ATGCAGCACAGCGTTTGCGCCGTCGGCTTCGTGCGTTCCTGCTTCAAGGAAAAATTCGCCATCCCCCGCCAGCCGCACCTGGCGCCGGCCGCCCGTGGCGTGCTGGAACTGGTGCCGCCGTACGACAACGGCGACGCCGTGGCGGGGCTGGAACAGGTCAGCCATGTCTGGCTGCTGTTCCTGTTCCACCAGGCTCTGGAAGACAAGCCACGCCTGAAGGTGCGGCCGCCGCGCCTGGGCGGTAACCAGTCCATTGGCGTGTTCGCCAGCCGCTCCACCCATCGCCCCAATGGCATCGGCCAGTCCGTGGTGAAGCTGGACAAGGTGGAGGCCGGGCGCCTCTGGCTGTCCGGTATCGACCTGCTGGACGGCACCCCGGTGATCGATATCAAGCCTTACGTGCCCTATGCCGACCGCCAGGACAGCGCCGTGAACGCCATCGCCGACGCCGCCCCCGAGCTGATTCCGGTGGACTGGACGCCTGCTGCCCTGCTCCAGGCCCGCGAGCATGGCCAACGGCTCGACCAGCCTCTGGTGGAACTGGTGGAGCAATGCCTGGCCCAGGACCCCCGCCCGGCCTACCAGAAGCCCGAACCCGAACGCCGCTACGGCGCGCGCCTGTGGGATGTGGACGTGCGCTGGCACTACCCGGAGCCGGGGCGCATCCGCGTGCTGGAAATCACCCTGGGCTGA
- a CDS encoding glutathione S-transferase family protein, translating into MTTQNRQVTLYHCPYTRSTGALTLLEELGADYQLHVMNMKTGEQRKPEFLAINPMGKVPTLTHENAVVTEQVSVYLYLADLYPEAGLAPPLGDPLRGPYLRWMVFYGSCFEPAVVDRVQKREPIPEQRSPYGDFDSVIRTLLAQMKDGPWLLGEQFTAADVLWGSALNWTTQFGLIPEVPAIKQYIARFIERPAYKRALAKDAELAAAQAAAD; encoded by the coding sequence ATGACCACCCAGAACCGCCAGGTAACCCTCTACCACTGCCCCTACACCCGCTCCACCGGCGCCCTGACCCTGCTGGAAGAACTCGGCGCCGACTACCAGCTCCATGTGATGAACATGAAGACCGGCGAGCAGCGCAAGCCGGAGTTCCTCGCCATCAACCCCATGGGCAAGGTGCCCACCCTCACCCACGAGAACGCTGTGGTCACCGAGCAGGTCTCGGTCTACCTCTACCTCGCCGACCTCTACCCCGAGGCCGGCCTGGCACCGCCCCTGGGCGATCCGCTGCGTGGGCCCTACCTGCGCTGGATGGTGTTCTACGGCTCCTGCTTCGAGCCGGCGGTGGTGGACCGGGTGCAAAAGCGCGAACCGATCCCCGAGCAGCGCTCTCCCTATGGCGACTTCGACAGCGTGATCAGAACCCTGCTCGCCCAGATGAAGGACGGTCCCTGGCTGCTCGGGGAACAGTTCACTGCCGCCGACGTCCTCTGGGGCAGCGCGCTGAACTGGACCACCCAGTTCGGCCTGATCCCGGAGGTGCCGGCGATCAAGCAGTACATCGCCCGCTTCATCGAACGCCCTGCCTACAAGCGCGCCCTGGCCAAGGACGCCGAACTGGCCGCCGCCCAGGCTGCGGCGGACTGA
- the rimO gene encoding 30S ribosomal protein S12 methylthiotransferase RimO, with product MSTATPKVGFVSLGCPKATVDSERILTQLRMEGYEIVPTYQDADVVVVNTCGFIDSAKAESLDAIGEAIAENGKVIVTGCMGVSEDSIRDVHPSVLAVTGPQQYEQVVSAVHEVVPPKADHDPFVDLVPPQGIKLTPRHYAYLKISEGCNHSCSFCIIPSMRGRLVSRPVGDVLSEAERLVKAGVKELLVISQDTSAYGVDLKYKLDFWNGQPVKTRMLELCEALSAMGVWVRLHYVYPYPNVDDVIPLMAEGKLLPYLDIPFQHASPKVLKSMKRPAFEDKTLARIKKWREICPDLTIRSTFIVGFPGETEEDFQYLLDWLTEAQLDRVGCFQYSPVDGAPANDLGLAPVPDDVKQDRWERFMAHQQAISTARLQLKIGREVDVLIDEVDDEGAVARSWADAPEIDGSVFIGSTDVKPGDKVRVRIIDADEYDMWAELV from the coding sequence ATGTCCACCGCCACCCCCAAAGTCGGATTCGTTTCGCTCGGATGCCCGAAAGCGACTGTCGACTCCGAACGCATCCTCACCCAGCTGCGCATGGAAGGCTACGAGATCGTACCGACCTACCAGGATGCCGATGTAGTGGTGGTCAACACCTGCGGATTCATCGACAGCGCCAAGGCCGAGTCCCTGGACGCCATCGGCGAGGCCATCGCCGAGAACGGCAAGGTGATCGTCACCGGCTGCATGGGCGTGTCCGAGGACTCCATCCGCGACGTGCACCCCAGCGTGCTCGCCGTCACTGGCCCGCAGCAGTACGAGCAGGTGGTCAGCGCGGTGCATGAAGTGGTGCCGCCCAAAGCCGACCACGACCCCTTCGTCGACCTGGTCCCGCCGCAAGGTATCAAGCTGACCCCGCGACACTACGCCTACCTGAAGATTTCCGAAGGCTGCAACCACAGCTGCAGCTTCTGCATCATCCCCTCCATGCGCGGCCGCCTGGTCAGCCGCCCGGTGGGCGACGTGCTCTCCGAGGCCGAGCGCCTGGTCAAGGCCGGCGTCAAGGAACTGCTGGTCATCTCCCAGGACACCAGCGCCTACGGCGTCGACCTCAAGTACAAGCTGGACTTCTGGAACGGCCAGCCGGTCAAGACCCGCATGCTGGAGCTGTGCGAAGCCCTCTCCGCCATGGGCGTCTGGGTGCGCCTGCACTACGTCTACCCGTACCCGAACGTGGATGACGTGATCCCGCTGATGGCCGAAGGCAAGCTGCTGCCTTACCTGGACATCCCCTTCCAGCACGCCAGCCCGAAAGTGCTCAAGTCCATGAAGCGCCCGGCCTTCGAGGACAAGACCCTGGCGCGCATCAAGAAATGGCGCGAGATCTGCCCGGACCTGACCATCCGCTCCACCTTCATCGTCGGCTTCCCCGGCGAGACCGAGGAGGACTTCCAGTACCTGCTGGACTGGCTGACCGAAGCCCAGCTCGACCGCGTCGGCTGCTTCCAGTACTCCCCGGTGGACGGCGCCCCGGCCAACGACCTGGGTCTTGCGCCCGTACCGGACGACGTCAAGCAGGACCGTTGGGAGCGCTTCATGGCGCACCAGCAGGCCATCTCCACCGCCCGCCTGCAGCTGAAGATCGGCCGTGAAGTCGACGTGCTGATCGACGAAGTGGACGACGAAGGCGCCGTGGCCCGCTCCTGGGCGGACGCGCCGGAGATCGACGGCAGCGTGTTCATCGGCTCCACCGACGTGAAGCCGGGCGACAAGGTGCGCGTGCGCATCATCGATGCCGACGAATACGACATGTGGGCCGAGCTGGTCTGA
- the fpr gene encoding ferredoxin-NADP reductase — protein MSNMNSERILSVHHWNDTLFSFKCTRDPGLRFENGQFVMIGLQQDNGRPLMRAYSIASPNWEEHLEFFSIKVPDGPLTSRLQHLKEGDEIIISKKPTGTLVLDDLNPGKHLYLLSTGTGLAPFMSVIQDPETYERFEKVILVHGVRYVNEVAYREFITEHLPQNEFFGDSVKDKLIYYPTVTREPFENQGRLTDLMRSGKLFEDIGLPPINPQDDRAMICGSPSMLDETAEVLDSFGLKISPRMREPGDYLIERAFVEK, from the coding sequence ATGAGCAACATGAACTCCGAACGCATCCTCAGCGTTCATCACTGGAACGACACGCTGTTCAGCTTCAAGTGCACCCGCGACCCGGGCCTGCGCTTTGAAAACGGCCAGTTCGTGATGATCGGTCTGCAGCAGGACAACGGCCGCCCGCTGATGCGCGCCTACTCCATCGCCAGCCCGAACTGGGAAGAGCACCTGGAGTTCTTCAGCATCAAGGTACCGGACGGCCCGCTGACTTCCCGCCTGCAGCACCTGAAGGAAGGCGACGAGATCATCATCAGCAAGAAGCCCACCGGGACCCTGGTGCTGGACGACCTGAACCCCGGCAAGCACCTCTACCTGCTGAGCACCGGCACCGGCCTCGCGCCGTTCATGAGCGTGATCCAGGACCCGGAAACCTACGAGCGCTTCGAGAAAGTGATCCTGGTCCACGGCGTGCGCTACGTGAACGAAGTGGCCTACCGCGAGTTCATCACCGAGCACCTGCCGCAGAACGAGTTCTTCGGTGATTCGGTCAAGGACAAGCTGATCTACTACCCCACCGTGACCCGCGAACCCTTCGAGAACCAGGGCCGCCTGACCGACCTGATGCGCAGCGGCAAGCTGTTCGAGGACATCGGCCTGCCGCCGATCAATCCGCAGGACGACCGCGCCATGATCTGCGGCAGCCCGAGCATGCTCGACGAGACCGCCGAAGTGCTCGACAGCTTCGGCCTGAAGATCTCCCCGCGTATGCGCGAGCCGGGTGACTACCTGATCGAGCGCGCCTTCGTCGAGAAGTAA